One Carassius gibelio isolate Cgi1373 ecotype wild population from Czech Republic chromosome A20, carGib1.2-hapl.c, whole genome shotgun sequence DNA segment encodes these proteins:
- the tmem244 gene encoding transmembrane protein 244: MLLDYCCRCCGTTLIRRHGQPLPIHSKLHDTWAVLQNLLMCMLCFYSLYYIVVSLCIGILRVEEVDSLLAPFDYTTQPSWQSPKYLVSVISTEVTYVLGGLIFAWIVEECVWDYAITVTLLHVALTVAVMADFPSTEHWWIALGSGLVMMIFGGQLLAYTLFRSNFVHPEDLQNF, from the exons ATGTTGTTGGACTACTGCTGCCGGTGCTGTGGGACCACGCTAATCAGACGCCATGGACAACCCCTGCCCATCCACAGCAAGCTCCACGACACCTGG GCTGTTCTTCAGAACCTGTTGATGTGTATGCTGTGCTTCTACTCGCTCTACTATATCGTGGTCAGTCTCTGCATCGGCATCCTCAG GGTGGAGGAGGTGGACAGCTTGTTAGCACCCTTTGACTACACCACTCAACCATCATGGCAAAGCCCCAAATATTTAG TGAGTGTGATCTCCACAGAGGTGACCTATGTTCTGGGCGGTCTGATATTCGCGTGGATCGTGGAGGAGTGTGTGTGGGACTACGCCATCACTGTCACACTGCTGCACGTCGCTCTGACCGTAGCAG TTATGGCTGATTTTCCCTCGACAGAGCATTGGTGGATTGCTCTCG GCTCAGGGTTGGTGATGATGATCTTTGGCGGACAGCTCCTGGCTTACACACTCTTCAGAAGTAACTTTGTGCATCCTGAAGATCTGCAGAACTTCTGA